One part of the Bacteroidia bacterium genome encodes these proteins:
- the arfB gene encoding alternative ribosome rescue aminoacyl-tRNA hydrolase ArfB produces the protein MAKAENISIPANEYEIKFQLASGPGGQHVNKVSSAVRLSFDIEKSTSLNAYQKHKLKNYRDKRIGKDGVIMLLVASNRSQSRNREEAVERLHELIEKATKKKKKRIPTKMSRSAKEKIKKNKKKRSEVKKNRKKISY, from the coding sequence ATGGCAAAAGCAGAAAACATATCGATCCCTGCCAATGAATATGAGATCAAATTCCAACTAGCTTCAGGGCCGGGAGGTCAGCATGTGAATAAAGTTTCCTCTGCGGTTCGATTGAGTTTTGACATAGAGAAAAGCACTAGCCTGAATGCCTACCAGAAGCACAAGCTCAAAAATTACAGAGATAAGCGTATCGGCAAAGATGGAGTAATCATGCTCCTGGTTGCTTCGAACAGAAGTCAATCCAGAAATCGAGAGGAAGCTGTGGAGAGATTGCATGAACTCATCGAAAAAGCGACAAAAAAGAAGAAGAAACGCATTCCCACCAAAATGAGCAGATCTGCCAAAGAAAAGATTAAAAAGAATAAGAAGAAGAGAAGCGAGGTCAAAAAGAATCGCAAAAAAATTAGCTATTAA
- a CDS encoding DUF3820 family protein — MKPPENLPPIGDRQILIDLVTKKMPFGKYSGRLLCDLPVHYLEWFQRKGFPEGKLGMQLSTLYEIKINGLGEILYKLKAIMRRS, encoded by the coding sequence ATGAAACCACCTGAAAATCTACCTCCTATAGGCGATCGTCAAATTCTGATTGATTTGGTGACAAAGAAAATGCCATTTGGGAAATATAGCGGACGTCTTCTTTGCGATTTGCCTGTACATTATTTGGAGTGGTTTCAGCGGAAAGGTTTTCCTGAAGGAAAATTGGGGATGCAGCTTTCGACCCTGTATGAAATCAAGATCAATGGCCTGGGAGAAATCCTTTATAAACTTAAAGCTATAATGCGCAGGTCCTGA
- a CDS encoding phosphotransferase family protein — protein sequence MPELSQDQAVPIRKGEELDIQKLEGYLQEKLGSTGNLEVQQFPGGYSNLTYLLKMGDREMVLRRPPFGANIKSGHDMSREYKILSKLQGHYDKVPEALAFDEAGDLLGAPFYVMERVNGIIIRPKMSLEDAPSEAQMKKISTALVDTFVELHNVDYEAADLNDLGRPAGYNERQITGWIKRYNNAQTDEIPEMEKTASWLMKNIPAESKHALIHNDFKYDNMILDPQDLGKVKAILDWEMATLGDPLMDLGTSIGYWVNQDDPDFMKQLQLSPTTLPGNPSRGEFVNLYAEKSGLEVGDFVFYFVYGLFKIAVIVQQIYYRYKKGHTQDERFASLGMAVKGCGMVAQQAIQRKKIDNLF from the coding sequence ATGCCCGAATTAAGTCAAGACCAAGCCGTACCCATCAGAAAAGGAGAAGAATTGGATATACAGAAACTGGAAGGCTATCTCCAGGAAAAGCTCGGTTCTACGGGTAATTTGGAGGTCCAACAATTCCCCGGTGGATATTCCAATCTCACCTATCTGCTCAAGATGGGAGATCGGGAAATGGTCTTGCGAAGACCCCCTTTCGGCGCCAACATTAAAAGCGGTCATGATATGTCCAGGGAATATAAAATCCTTTCAAAACTCCAGGGACATTATGATAAAGTTCCTGAAGCTTTGGCCTTTGATGAAGCGGGCGATTTACTTGGGGCTCCTTTTTATGTAATGGAAAGGGTAAATGGTATCATCATTCGTCCGAAAATGTCTTTGGAAGATGCGCCGAGTGAAGCTCAGATGAAAAAGATTTCAACGGCTCTTGTAGATACCTTTGTGGAGTTGCACAATGTTGATTACGAAGCGGCAGACTTGAATGATCTGGGAAGGCCAGCGGGCTATAATGAGCGTCAGATTACGGGCTGGATCAAGCGTTATAACAATGCCCAAACCGATGAGATCCCGGAAATGGAAAAAACGGCTTCCTGGCTGATGAAAAACATTCCGGCTGAAAGTAAACATGCCCTCATTCACAATGATTTCAAATACGACAACATGATCCTGGATCCACAGGATTTGGGTAAAGTAAAAGCTATCCTCGACTGGGAAATGGCTACTCTCGGTGATCCCCTCATGGATTTGGGCACCTCTATTGGGTATTGGGTAAATCAGGATGATCCCGATTTCATGAAACAATTGCAACTTAGCCCTACTACCCTGCCCGGCAATCCTTCCCGTGGAGAATTTGTCAACCTGTATGCAGAAAAAAGTGGGCTGGAAGTAGGAGACTTTGTTTTCTATTTCGTGTATGGCTTATTCAAGATTGCTGTCATTGTCCAGCAGATTTATTACCGTTACAAAAAAGGACATACGCAAGATGAAAGATTCGCTTCTCTGGGGATGGCTGTAAAAGGTTGTGGAATGGTAGCTCAGCAAGCTATCCAACGTAAAAAAATTGACAATTTGTTTTAA